The Musa acuminata AAA Group cultivar baxijiao chromosome BXJ2-5, Cavendish_Baxijiao_AAA, whole genome shotgun sequence genomic interval GAAGTACGACGCAAATAACATATAACCATTATGACTTACATTGATAGTCTAACATGATatagtattataatatttattgaaaCTATCAACATGTTTTCTAAACTCATGcatgtataaattattttttaaaacataaaatataattaaatataattattaaaaaaactttattattataatttttaaatttttgttttacATCTTTGTGGGTTTATAAGCTAAGTGGAAGAATGTTAACCGGGTATGTGGCTCATAACCTAAATGATGAGATGTATTAAGGATAATGATTGAATTATAATTAAAGATTTAAATATCGATATTTATATAAGTTAAAATCTTGGATATTGATCTTGATGGAAGGGAATATATGAGATTAGACCCTCTCTCCTCTTATAGGTAATTCCATCGTGTGTTTGAATGCTTTTGAAGCACAACTCCATTAATAATGGTGATCTTATGAAAAAGTATAAGAGAGGTAAAAAGGGTGAAGACGGATACAAAAAGATAACAATAAAAGGTATTTCGACTCAATATAAGCACGCAGACATGTTAGATTTTAATTTTGGTATAAATGTTTCGAAGTTGCATATATATTTCTAACACGAAATTGTTAACTCCCATATTTCCCAAGTCTCGTTTACATCTGTTGTGCATGAGAAGAAGCCGAGATGGAAGAACAGCAAGAGAAGAAGGCGCAGAGTGTCGTCGATGGCGATGACCTGAACGCTGTTGTTTCCCGGCGAAGAAGAAGAGCGGCAAGAGAAGGAAGTCTTCAAATTTCgtgttattattattaacttgtaCGTGAAGTTGTTGATGAGGACTTGGTATAAAaagccaaaaataaataaaaaaaaacacattGGTACGATTCCATGGGAGTCCACGCTGTAAACATGATCCCCTTTGTGTTTCAATCAATCCACGTAATGAACTTGCTTTACGTTTCAATCACGAGTAAAGTAGTTCCTTTTGTGAACCGAGTGCGATTTCTCTATCTACACTAAAGAagagagtggtttggtcatctgCCCCAGATTGAAGGGTGGAGTCAAGAGATGAGAGGAGATCCATCGTGTTGATTCGGTATGAGTTGTGCCCGATAACTTGCAGTTGCCACGAGACAGAACTTCAACCGGCGAAGCATCAGCCGAACTCTGTGACTACATATCAAATTGCAGTAACACATTTTGCGTACGATTTTCCCACGTCGCTTATTTTAATCCTGGATTCTATTTTCTTACGTGAAGATAAGACGTCATTCGGATCGGATCCCGCAACGTGCGGCTCACACACACTCACTCGGATACTTTTAATAACCCCAACCAACCATCCCCGAGTCACACATCCTTCACCTAAACGAAAAAAACGACGACAACAAACACACAGCTCGAGCTTCCCGCTTTCAACAGTCGGCCAACTAGCGAAAAGGAAATACACAATAATTGATCTCTCCCCCCCCCTTCCTGCGATCCCTCTTTGACATCGTGCCATCACAACTGGGACCCACAATTTGGCGGAGCTACCTGGTGCCTGGTTCGACCGACTCACGCAGACACCATCTCATATGACACAGGTGGGGCCCATGTCGAGGACGTGCGACCTAACGCAGGTTGGCGTCTTCATAACGTCCAACACAGGCGGATGaatggatgagagagagagagagagagagagagagagagatggaacaaCGGCCGAAACAAAAAGAGGCGGCGGCGGATACTGCCCTCCACGGCGACGTGTTGGACGCCATCGTCTCCCGCGTGTCTCCCCTCGACCTTCTCCCAGCCTCCCGCGTCTCCAAGGCTTGGCGTACCGCCGTCCTCTCCTCCCCGCGCCGCCCGCCACCGTGGTTCATCCTCCACCACCTGGGTCGTCGCCAGGTTGCCGCCGCCTTTGACCCCCTCTCCAGCGCGTGGCGGTCTCTCCCCTTCGCGCCCAGCTACCCTTCCCACCGCCAGGGCCCCCAGCCGCAGCAGGTCTCCTCCTACATGCTCTCCCCCGGAGGCGGCACCCGCCTTTGCGTCCTCTCTGTCTCGGCGCTAGCCCTCGCCACAGACCCCTTCGGCGCTTCTTGGCGCCAGCTGGAGCCGCCGCGCTACTCGCGGACGGACCCGGTGGTGGCCGTCGTTGGGACCCGCGTCGTGGTGGCCGGCGGCGCGAGCGACCTCGAGGACGGAGAGAACGCGGTCGAGGTGTTCGACGGAGGCGCCAGCGGCGCATGGGTTTCGTGTGAGCCCATGCCGGAAGCCTTCAGATGGTCCGAATCGATCTCCTCGGCGGCGGTGGGGCGGAGGCTGTACGTTCTGGAGAAGCAGTCACCCTTCACCTTGAGCTGGTTCGACGTGGAATCCAGGCGGTGGGGGCCGGCGCGAGGCGTGCGCGTGCCGGACCCGACCGTGCGACACGCGGCCATCGGGTTCGCGAACGGGCGCCTGCTGCTGGCGGGGGCGGGCGGGATCGGGACGGGGTTCGGCTGGAGGGCGGAGAGCGTGCGGCTGTGGGCGGTGGACGAGGAATCCCTGCAGGTAGAGGAGGAGGTAGGGAGCATGCCGCGGGCGATGGTGGAGGAGCTGGTGGGGGACGGGGGGTGGGGCCTGTCGTCGCTCGGATTCCTGAGCGAGGGGAGGTTCGCCTACGTCTACAACCCGTCCTACCCGAAGGATTTATTCCTGTGCGAGCTGGAGGAGGGCGGCGGGTGCAGGTGGGAAAGCGTCCCGCGGCCAGCGTGCATGGAGGAGCGCCCGACGCACAGGGTGGTGGTCGGCTGCTGCCAAGTAGGGGTGGAGGACCTAATGATGGGCAAAGATAGGACCGTCTAAGCTTGGACCAAGAAAAGAATGCCGGCAGTGGCCTCGGCTTTAGCTTTAGCTTTAGCTTTTCCTGGAGACACTGGGAGGTGGCCGCAACCCATGAAGCAGCCTTTTGCAGGGGAGGTGGCCACTCAGAAGGTACGAAGAAGATTGACATCtactatatattaaatatttgtttgattcaCGCATTATGTATATCTGCTTGATGATTTTGTGATCCAGCCAATAACAGCTTCTGCATTCTCTGGACACTGATAATTATATAAGACACTTTAATCATCACTTCGATAGGATATGGTTGGATCGGATCttatcttcttctattgccttTCCTGCTACTTATCTGTTTTTCGTAAAGTTTGTTTCTTTTAAGCGCCTAGCTGTTGTTGTTATAGTGCGTGCTCTGCTCTCTACCATAACTCAGAAAGAATACTgattcgatcattagaagaggttTTTGTTGAATGCAAGTAATTGGTGGGGTGGATCGACGAAGTCGAGAACACCTCagctataaaaaaatttatctagTTTGGTAACTCATTTATATATACAAAAACTATAAAAtcgattattatttttaattatttgacatcatcgtcatcatccttCCATAAGCTTTTACTATAATCGACCTTTCACCTATCACGTCGACAAAGTTGCAGGAGTTCCTATTGTCAACTGTATTAAAGGAGCGACTCATTTGCAATGACATGCTCGCCCAATCCCTTTGCCTTTATGTCGATTTCAACTTAATATATCGTATTTACAATTAATGCGATATTTCCTAATGTCAATTGTATGCATGGTACAGAAATGCTTAATGACAAGCTAAAAAAATGTGAAAATAAGGGTAAAATATTGTCAATATTAGTTGCCAatatgtgattttgataagtacaTGTTCGGATTACAGGCTTGTAAGTAATAATTGTGCAGAAAGTTAAACCCCAGTCTGACTTTATGATAAGAATTATGCTGCAGGGAAGTGAATCATCATCTTACACCAAAATTAGGCAGAATTTGTGGGTGTACCTGGTTTCACATGAGTGCAACAATCAATTCTTCTGATGCTGAAAGTATTCTTTCTGATATTAATATGACCATGGATGATGGAAGTTCTCCAATATAAGATCATGAAAACAGaacaaatctaaaaaaaaaagaaagaacataGCTTTTGAGTTCCACGGAAATAACAGCAGAGGATGAGCTGAAAATAAATGCTCATGTTTTTGCAAATGAAGAAACAAAGGTTCTGCTAATAAAGACGTTAAAGATGTCCAAGGGCAGAAGCTACCGCTGCTTGTTCACCACCTTCCAATGCTCTTCATGAAAGTATATATTGCATGCTCTTAAGATAAGAATATGAAACAGCTGATATTTGATTTAAGCTGTCAAAATGGTCATTCGTCTATATTCAGATATGATGTCAGACTAATTTGATGCCGCAATGCAATTTTATCTGAGAGGTAATGTATCaagtaaaagagaagaaagaagtttTATGCAGTGAAATCAGGCAGCAAGCTCAAGTGGCAGTTAACCTAAACATTCAATTAAATAGGGAAAACCTCTGGAGAGCTTCACACATCGAAAAGAAGTGACTAGCAAACTGTGCAAGCAAAGCTTCACCCGTACGATGTTCACATAATGATGCAGCGGCCCCTTTCTTCCACCTGAGGTGCAGTAGCTGGTTGATATCTGTTTGGGTCTGATGGGTTGTACGTGAACTCAGAGGTATCAAGACCATACTAGCAGAAGAAAACAACACAAAGAAAGAAAATTAGAACTAACAAGTGTAACAAATTGCAAACACAATCGAAGATTTCCTGCAGAGTGCAGAGATCACCTTTTCCCTCATCCGTTGGCTCCAGGCATCATTTCTGCTAGGACGATGGTCAAGAGTGCCAAGAACAGGTACTCCAGTTGCCGGAGTTCCTTGCCGGTTCATTAATGGCTGTCGGATGGTAGATCTTGGAGCAATATATTCATCATCACTATCATATTCGGCAGGCCTGTTTGCTGCTCTTACAATAAGGGCTAACACAAATACAAAGGCCTGCAGATTATATTCATATAATTCCTAAGTCCACAATGGAGC includes:
- the LOC135611529 gene encoding F-box/kelch-repeat protein At1g23390-like, which translates into the protein MEQRPKQKEAAADTALHGDVLDAIVSRVSPLDLLPASRVSKAWRTAVLSSPRRPPPWFILHHLGRRQVAAAFDPLSSAWRSLPFAPSYPSHRQGPQPQQVSSYMLSPGGGTRLCVLSVSALALATDPFGASWRQLEPPRYSRTDPVVAVVGTRVVVAGGASDLEDGENAVEVFDGGASGAWVSCEPMPEAFRWSESISSAAVGRRLYVLEKQSPFTLSWFDVESRRWGPARGVRVPDPTVRHAAIGFANGRLLLAGAGGIGTGFGWRAESVRLWAVDEESLQVEEEVGSMPRAMVEELVGDGGWGLSSLGFLSEGRFAYVYNPSYPKDLFLCELEEGGGCRWESVPRPACMEERPTHRVVVGCCQVGVEDLMMGKDRTV